The following proteins are co-located in the Triticum aestivum cultivar Chinese Spring chromosome 1A, IWGSC CS RefSeq v2.1, whole genome shotgun sequence genome:
- the LOC123180275 gene encoding uncharacterized protein: MQRHAGDELTISVDPDTLDCPICFHTLRPPVFQCAAGHVLCSSCHDRLRQSRKCPECSVATGFSRCYAVDRILRAVRVPCPNAARGCAVQTSLHEREEHEKSCALLLRHGLATVTINDNAKAGEVVRMGPCGGGGGNARKIGMVGEVTRIVQVAVRHCALLLRHGLATVTINDNPKAGEVVRMGPCGGGGGNDRKIGMVGEVTRIVQVAVRHCRAVDAVRVTYMRKDREESNETELWGGKGGMTAVFRLQRDEYLTSVEGHYSHFNGNVVIRSLKFVSNLRTHGPYGNACGVRFSLPAGAGGRIVGFHARCDDQYLHAIGTYVKMDDRAS, encoded by the exons ATGCAGAGGCACGCCGGCGATGAGCTCACCATCTCCGTCGACCCAGACACTCTCGACTGCCCCATCTGCTTCCACACCCTCAGGCCTCCGGTGTTCCAGTGCGCCGCCGGGCACGTGCTCTGCTCGTCCTGCCACGACAGACTCCGGCAGAGCCGCAAGTGCCCGGAGTGCTCCGTCGCCACCGGCTTCAGCCGCTGCTACGCCGTCGACCGCATCCTGCGGGCCGTCCGCGTCCCTTGCCCCAACGCCGCGCGCGGCTGCGCTGTCCAGACGTCCCTCCACGAGCGGGAGGAGCACGAGAAGTCGTGCGCGTTGCTCCTGCGCCACGGCCTGGCCACCGTCACCATCAATGACAATGCAAAG GCGGGAGAGGTTGTCAGGATGggcccttgcggcggcggcggcggcaacgccaGAAAGATAGGCATGGTGGGCGAGGTGACACGCATTGTCCAGGTCGCCGTCCGCCACTGCGCGTTGCTCCTGCGCCACGGCCTGGCCACCGTCACCATCAATGACAATCCAAAG GCTGGAGAGGTCGTCAGGATGggcccttgcggcggcggcggcggcaacgacaGAAAGATAGGCATGGTGGGCGAGGTGACACGCATTGTCCAGgtcgccgtccgccactgccgcgCCGTTGACGCCGTTCGCGTAACGTACATGCGGAAAGACCGGGAGGAGTCGAACGAGACCGAGCTCTGGGGAGGGAAAGGCGGCATGACCGCGGTG TTCCGTCTGCAGCGGGATGAATACCTGACGAGCGTGGAAGGCCACTACAGCCACTTCAATGGCAACGTCGTCATCAGGTCGCTCAAGTTCGTCAGCAACCTTCGCACCCACGGGCCGTACGGGAACGCGTGCGGCGTGCGGTTCTCGCTCCCAGCGGGCGCCGGCGGCAGGATCGTCGGCTTCCATGCGCGGTGTGACGACCAGTACCTCCACGCCATTGGCACCTACGTCAAGATGGACGACCGTGCATCGTGA